The proteins below come from a single Miscanthus floridulus cultivar M001 chromosome 1, ASM1932011v1, whole genome shotgun sequence genomic window:
- the LOC136471831 gene encoding poly(A)-specific ribonuclease PARN-like isoform X2 — MDIQKLEDEQNFKFRGFREVIDLLSSSQKPIISYNCLNDMTMLHTKFIAPLPPNMHEFMCSLKMVFSNVVDISHLWRQIGPLRKAKNIQAALSYLQRQYCVPIEIEIPQQGLKAAGFEVYRKVCRLGLWDSDLAEVLEDVSSELGVLTLPVCSTSQIYWNSALMLDLKEYLES, encoded by the exons ATGGATATCCAGAAATTAGAAGATGAACAAAACTTTAAATTCCGTGGATTTCGAGAAGTTATTGATCTACTATCATCTTCACAGAAGCCAATCATATCGTACAATTGCTTGAATG aTATGACAATGCTGCACACCAAATTCATTGCACCTCTTCCGCCAAACATGCATGAATTTATGTGTTCTCTAAAAATGGTCTTCTCTAATGTTGTTGATATCAGCCACCTGTGGAGGCAAATTGGCCCTTTGAGAAAAGCGAAGAATATACAAGCCGCTCTCAGTTACTTACAAAGACAGTACTGTGTGCCAATTGAAATAGAAATACCACAGCAAG GTCTGAAAGCTGCAGGTTTTGAAGTGTACAGAAAGGTCTGCAGGTTAGGACTTTGGGATTCAGATTTAGCGGAGGTCCTCGAGGATGTTTCATCTGAGCTAGGTGTTCTGACACTTCCTGTGTGCAGCACCTCTCAGATATACTGGAATAGTGCATTGATGCTGGATCTGAAGGAGTATCTGGAAAGCTAG
- the LOC136471831 gene encoding poly(A)-specific ribonuclease PARN-like isoform X1: MDIQKLEDEQNFKFRGFREVIDLLSSSQKPIISYNCLNDMTMLHTKFIAPLPPNMHEFMCSLKMVFSNVVDISHLWRQIGPLRKAKNIQAALSYLQRQYCVPIEIEIPQQEGLKAAGFEVYRKVCRLGLWDSDLAEVLEDVSSELGVLTLPVCSTSQIYWNSALMLDLKEYLES; encoded by the exons ATGGATATCCAGAAATTAGAAGATGAACAAAACTTTAAATTCCGTGGATTTCGAGAAGTTATTGATCTACTATCATCTTCACAGAAGCCAATCATATCGTACAATTGCTTGAATG aTATGACAATGCTGCACACCAAATTCATTGCACCTCTTCCGCCAAACATGCATGAATTTATGTGTTCTCTAAAAATGGTCTTCTCTAATGTTGTTGATATCAGCCACCTGTGGAGGCAAATTGGCCCTTTGAGAAAAGCGAAGAATATACAAGCCGCTCTCAGTTACTTACAAAGACAGTACTGTGTGCCAATTGAAATAGAAATACCACAGCAAG AAGGTCTGAAAGCTGCAGGTTTTGAAGTGTACAGAAAGGTCTGCAGGTTAGGACTTTGGGATTCAGATTTAGCGGAGGTCCTCGAGGATGTTTCATCTGAGCTAGGTGTTCTGACACTTCCTGTGTGCAGCACCTCTCAGATATACTGGAATAGTGCATTGATGCTGGATCTGAAGGAGTATCTGGAAAGCTAG
- the LOC136471844 gene encoding large ribosomal subunit protein eL24-like: protein MVLKTELCRFSGQKIYPGKGIRFIRADSQVFLFANSKCKRYFHNRLKPAKLTWTAMYRKQHKKDIHAEAVKKRRRTTKKPYSRSIVGASLEVIQKKRAEKPEVRDAAREAALREIKERIKKTKDEKKAKKAEVTKSQKAQSKGAVQKGSKGPKLGGGGGKR from the exons ATGGTGCTGAA GACGGAACTTTGCCGCTTCAGCGGTCAGAAGATTTATCCTGGGAAGGGCATCCGATTTATTCGCGCTGATTCTCAG GTTTTCCTGTTTGCCAACTCAAAATGCAAGCGGTACTTCCACAACCGTCTGAAGCCTGCAAAGCTTACCTGGACAGCAATGTACAGGAAGCAGCACAAGAAG GATATCCATGCTGAAGCTGTCAAGAAGAGGCGCCGCACCACCAAGAAGCCCTACTCCAGGTCAATTGTGGGTGCTTCCCTGgaagtgatccagaagaagagAGCGGAGAAGCCTGAGGTTCGCGATGCTGCTAGGGAAGCTGCTCTTCG CGAGATCAAGGAGCGCATCAAGAAGaccaaggatgagaagaaggcaAAGAAGGCGGAGGTGACCAAGTCCCAGAAGGCGCAGTCGAAGGGCGCGGTCCAGAAGGGTTCCAAGGGCCCCAAGctgggcggtggtggtggcaagCGCTGA